A region of the Planctomycetia bacterium genome:
GTCAGGCCTTCACGCGTCGTCCCTTGAAAGTCAACGAAGGCATGAGCGGCGTGTGCCGCGCGGCGACAGGGGTGCGAACGAAAGTCACTCGACATGAGGAAGTTCTCGTAATGACGTGCGTCAAGCTTCCACTACGCTCGCATTCGAGGCCTTACGACAACTCCGCGATCGGATTGCCGTGCGGCAGGATCGGCATCGGGCGTCCGCTGCGGTCGAGGAACGCGTGGTGGTAGTCGATCCCTAAGAAGCGATAGACCGTGGCGAGTAGGTCGTTTGGATCGAGGCGATTGTCTTTCGGGTACTCGCCTTTGTCGGTCGTCGAACCGATGACCTGACCCATGCGTGCGCCGCCTCCGGAAATCAGCACCGACTGAGCGCCGGGCCAATGATCGCGGCCGGGCTGCATCACGCCGGAGCGTGTTCCGCGAGCCGAATTGACCCGCGGAGTGCGGCCGAACTCGCCGGCGACGATCAACATCGTTTTGCGATCGAGTCCGCGAGCGTAGATGTCTTCGACCAAGGCTGCGACGGCCTTGTCGAACGGTGCCAAGCGCACGCCGAGGTCGTAGTAGAGATCGCCGTTGACGGCGTGGATGTCCCAGTTGCCGGCCGTGCGAGTTTCATCGACGCCGGGGACATTGGGATTGTTCATGTCCATCCGGACGAAGCTGCAGCCCGCCTCGACGAGCCGGCGCGCGAGCAAGGCGCGTTGCCCCCATTCATGCCGGCCGTAACGATCGCGGGTCGCTTCGCTTTCATTCGTCAGGTCGAATGCTTGTCGAGCCTTTTCGCTCGTGAGTAAGTCTAAAGCCCGTTGGTTGAAGGCGTCCATCGCCGACATCGAGAGCGAGCCATCGGCCTCGCGACGAAATGTATCGAAGGCCTTCAACAGCGCGGCACGGTCGCCGAGGCGACCCTTCAGCGCGGAGCTCACCGCGAGATTCGGCACCTTGAAGCCCGGCGCTCCCGGATTGCCGCCGACCACGAACGGCATCGTCGATTCGCCAAGGTAGGCGCTGCCGTCACCATAGGCGCGGGCCGAGCTGGCGACGTGGTTCGGAACGCCCACTTGCCGATTTTCGCGCATCTTGGCGACGATCGGTCCGACACAGGGGAACTCCGAAATCGGATCGACGCTCGGTGTGTGTCGACCGCTGAGAAAACGGACCGAGCCTTGGGCGTGCTGCGAATCTTCGTGTGTGATCGAGCGGATGATGCTGAACTTATCGGCGACGCGAGCATGCAACGGCAGGAGTTCGCAGATGTCCATGCCCGGCGCTTTGGTCGCGATCGGTCGCATCGGCTTCAAGAAAGCCGCGACGCGAAATCGGACCGGGGCAACAAACGTGCGGACGGGAGTTCATGGGTGATGTCTCATCGCGGAGAAGTCCGTTCGCTGACAAGGCTCAAGACGGACGAGAGCCTACATTCGACGAATATCGATCGTCGAACGAAGCGAAGCGGACGAGCAGGTAGGGCTGAGGGCTCGTGATTTTCAATGGGATCTGCAGTCTAGGTTCATCGACAGTTCGAGGTCAACGACATTAAAGTCTCGTCGCTTCCGACAGGGGTCGCCGACGCAGTTTTGAAAACCAACTCGCTAGGGTGGAATTGGCCAGACCGGAATAGCGACCTCGCAGAACGGTCAGACCAATCGCTCGCTGCCGGCGCACGTTGAAACGGGCATGCCGAATTCGCCGCGCCGCGATTGCCGCACTTCGGCTTCTCGCGTAGAATTGGTTCATCGACAACCGCCGATGCGTTTAGTCTTGCAGGAAAATTTCTCCTCCGCAAGAGACAATTCGCGGCCGTCGCCCCGCCTCAAACTCCCGCCCCGATCGTCGCACCAGTTCATGTATTCATCGCCTCACTGCGCGCGAATCATCGGCGTCGTGCTCGGCTTAGCCGTCTGCGCGATGCCTCAACCCGCCGCAGCGGAAGCGGAACCGGCGCTGCACGCGCAGATCGACGCCCTGGTCGCGAAGCGATTACTCGAGCGAAGGATCGCTCCGGCTGGAGTGTGCAGCGACGCCGAGTTCGTGCGGCGCATCTATCTCGATCTCACGGGCGTTATTCCTTCGGCAAAACAAGCCCGTGATTTTCTCGACGACGGAAGTCCCGGCAAACGCGCGCGATTGATCGATCGGTTGTTGGTGAGTCCCGAGTATGCCTTGCACATGGCTCGGGTCTTCGACGTAATGCTGACGGAACGACGCATCCCGACGATCAGCTCCTACGACATTCCGCAAGCAGCCTGGCGTGCCTATCTGACGGAGTCGTTCGCCGCGAACAA
Encoded here:
- a CDS encoding DUF1501 domain-containing protein, yielding MRPIATKAPGMDICELLPLHARVADKFSIIRSITHEDSQHAQGSVRFLSGRHTPSVDPISEFPCVGPIVAKMRENRQVGVPNHVASSARAYGDGSAYLGESTMPFVVGGNPGAPGFKVPNLAVSSALKGRLGDRAALLKAFDTFRREADGSLSMSAMDAFNQRALDLLTSEKARQAFDLTNESEATRDRYGRHEWGQRALLARRLVEAGCSFVRMDMNNPNVPGVDETRTAGNWDIHAVNGDLYYDLGVRLAPFDKAVAALVEDIYARGLDRKTMLIVAGEFGRTPRVNSARGTRSGVMQPGRDHWPGAQSVLISGGGARMGQVIGSTTDKGEYPKDNRLDPNDLLATVYRFLGIDYHHAFLDRSGRPMPILPHGNPIAELS